Proteins found in one Crassostrea angulata isolate pt1a10 chromosome 3, ASM2561291v2, whole genome shotgun sequence genomic segment:
- the LOC128177420 gene encoding uncharacterized protein LOC128177420 isoform X1: MVFTGRARGRGFGAKGGGIHATTRKSSSSSFDRSRYRDHDRSLSPPRKRPTTVEDRLGTKHPREDTSPPTESLRITVGNDIYSKEPVGREPVGREPVGSPLSERLGPPVQSNTQNTADIFEQERMLYSKGADDSQRRNEKWRQNSQERRYEDSRGRSDSRGRDRRRDGSRERRDHPGYSRDRHGDRRDHRRDSRDYYDRREGSRERHRSDSYSSHYDRREDSRDRDYRDYYRGDPSKKFDERFSSERMESQYGDRGRHDIDRFDTVPHTVIDRSLERPNSPVNYYHGTLESLTQPVMRSPPKAEPTPPTAKPLKSILKKKTNTEPPPVVPPAEDPYRIQIDHRLGPPPRQDFNSGRPPAEPAMDIEDEERFLYGEAEKTETPTSKPPLWTQPFAAGLYQPPGSGAQQSNTFPVLGQQRAFSPPSAYIQEKPPDEPERQYDSSDLLSIFTKRPQPRVIEDDQIPLTQPPTQPPMPQTIQPLAQQPVQHTIQQTIQQTIQQTIQPPSQQPASFAVTMQEEVKQQKYDPTIENILKSIGFDFEMSKRMQEKAGSEVKKEDVPQEYGINQTASFLGGGLSTEDLTSNLFSKKKPPLDILSSQEGRDWRSDRGSTEGRPSFLDQILRRDQLSKTNAHIPLSEPSMPPSTAQEFPSSTYAVPSFSQGYTAPAYTAPYAPPASSVDPYSYHPEYSTAPSQYPTTVSAFSGPKKHREPIVRQLSPGLPKAPEMSARENLTTVPLEENLPKSVKPEPSKKKNTRPNLREIPKSSETLRTMPSENPSFSSRTVLPPKSESSQYQKQGGKRPVERESAQSLIQSRKQAEKLQRDKEERQKRILALEEELTKLRRQQNEIMRKKRRQKDGHKDPILLQNSKLQEEIAMQISKLRKIGEGKSVEELQPQQKKSKTDKEEQKVVVSEEILAVSEPKSSPEGQTIKEEVTVKEEVTVKEEVKSESEAQQEEKPKQLSFQVKGGVKTRYEFFDPGKHWCKLCNTVYDTAMQFLEHTHFRHNKKWKNTDNYDRPWIPDQMKNPTPKKKAQKTEVVSLKGPEFLFPINGFFCVLCREFSGDVQCAEFHLKTDIHHSNYQKFLQDSPFYEQRRQLDRAKGLAEKQEKTLKDKESKPLFGKNISLVRERQIAKPVERNVNIKQSEKEVEELSDIQGSSQSNAAKLAKMKLSLKQPTVTNPAPKPEVEEPPALQTQSSAEEAEKTADGEKKEDGKKGIEIRIANKIGIIGKVPAKKNALLPPWTPVSRQEPLKSIAGLEAEKNKSANEKKQVTAQDILKAVQEKREQERKEMEEKAKQAALLNVMEIPVPQEKPNKKEDIPIPEETPSKKEDIFVSEEKPSKETRPEAPEKTGNRDPMMADLSAIPVPSRLNPEVKDDTNVKNYSTIGSPITQKAEGNSVASDNGNVKYGSNQVTIESIDEMALENIVMPESVTMTPAESRINNSPSVTVTLTKEKKDPPFQNENQSDLSKSDSLSSAAADTTKNYTSFNKDVSIDHSGEKADQPSVNSGSIRVTQSINVSVNIENSQDSNQNPLTGDSENPDVDDDKTISDGDDTIDLDSGDENTRDGEKFSSVQQHQCRPIEDVIDVSMGSLGDVVEVAVGGGGVGELEGDMDCSVEGLYGVIGGESENLDDVLSVGPGRRGAGCFSDLRPMDIGDMTTGMDDPDVGDIVSELMHSNGMDSDALWMLDPESEGGLSGPMGSDFEVVDECEEET, translated from the exons ATGGTGTTTACGGGGAGAGCGCGTGGTCGCGGATTTGGAGCAAAAGGCGGAGGTATCCACGCAACAACCAGAAAGTCGTCGTCTTCGAGTTTTGACAGGTCTCGCTACCGAGATCACGATCGGTCTCTGTCACCGCCGCGCAAGAGACCCACCACTGTAGAAGACCGCCTTGGGACTAAG CATCCCAGAGAGGACACTTCTCCCCCAACAGAATCCCTGCGAATTACAGTGGGAAATGACATTTACAGCAAAGAACCTGTGGGCAGAGAACCTGTGGGCAGAGAACCTGTGGGCAGTCCTCTGTCGGAGAGACTGGGCCCCCCAGTTCAATCAAACACACAAAACACAGCAGATATATTTGAGCAGGAGAGGATGCTCTATAGTAAAGGGGCAGATGATTCACAGAGAAGGAACGAGAAATGGAGACAAAATTCCCAGGAGAGGAGATATGAGGATTCCCGCGGGAGAAGTGACAGCAGGGGAAGGGATAGAAGGAGGGACGGCAGCAGGGAGAGGCGGGACCACCCCGGGTATAGTAGGGATCGTCATGGAGATAGGAGAGACCACAGACGAGACAGTCGGGATTATTACGACAGGCGAGAAGGAAGCAGGGAACGTCACCGTAGTGACAGTTATTCGAGTCACTATGACAGGAGGGAGGATTCCCGAGATCGAGACTACCGAGATTACTACAGGGGTGATCCAAGTAAAAAATTTGATGAAAGATTTAGTAGTGAGAGAATGGAATCACAGTATGGAGATAGAGGTAGACATGATATTGATAGGTTTGATACTGTGCCCCACACCGTTATTGACAGGAGTCTGGAGCGACCTAATTCTCCGGTGAACTACTACCACGGGACCCTGGAATCCCTGACACAGCCCGTGATGAGAAGTCCTCCCAAAGCTGAGCCTACACCACCCACTGCTAAACCTCTCAAATCCATACTCAAGAAGAAAACCAACACTGAGCCGCCACCTGTCGTGCCTCCAGCTGAGGATCCGTATAGAATCCAGATAGATCACAGACTGGGACCACCTCCCAGACAAGATTTCAATTCTGGAAGACCCCCCGCTGAACCTGCAATGGATATAGAGGATGAAGAGAGGTTTCTTTATGGTGAAGCAGAAAAGACAGAAACACCAACATCAAAACCACCGCTCTGGACTCAGCCATTTGCAGCTGGTCTTTATCAGCCCCCGGGCAGTGGGGCTCAGCAAAGCAACACTTTCCCGGTCCTCGGTCAGCAGAGAGCATTTTCTCCTCCTTCAGCTTACATTCAGGAAAAACCTCCTGATGAGCCAGAAAGACAGTACGACTCCTCAGACCTCCTTAGCATTTTTACAAAGCGGCCACAACCTCGGGTCATAGAGGATGATCAGATACCTCTCACTCAACCACCCACTCAACCACCCATGCCACAGACCATACAACCGCTTGCTCAGCAACCAGTGCAACATACCATACAACAGACTATACAACAGACCATACAACAGACCATACAACCACCTTCTCAGCAGCCAGCCTCATTTGCAGTGACAATGCAAGAGGAAGTGAAGCAACAAAAGTATGATCCCACGATAGAAAACATCTTAAAGTCAAttggatttgattttgaaatgtcCAAACGAATGCAAGAAAAAGCCGGGAGTGAAGTGAAGAAGGAGGATGTACCTCAGGAGTACGGCATCAACCAGACGGCCTCGTTCCTCGGGGGAGGCCTGTCCACCGAGGACCTCACCTCAAACCTGTTCTCCAAAAAGAAACCACCACTGGACATTCTGTCATCACAGGAAGGACGGGATTGGAGGTCCGACAGGGGGTCTACAGAAGGCCGTCCCAGCTTTCTGGACCAGATTCTGAGAAGAGATCAGCTCAGTAAAACTAATGCACATATTCCTCTGTCAGAACCTTCCATGCCTCCATCCACCGCACAAGAGTTCCCTTCATCCACCTATGCTGTGCCCTCATTCTCCCAAGGATATACTGCCCCTGCTTATACTGCACCGTATGCTCCCCCTGCTTCGTCTGTTGATCCGTATAGTTACCACCCTGAGTATTCTACAGCCCCATCACAGTATCCCACAACAGTGAGTGCTTTCTCTGGCCCCAAAAAACATAGAGAGCCCATTGTAAGGCAGCTGTCTCCAGGGTTACCAAAGGCTCCAGAAATGTCAGCAAGAGAAAACCTGACGACCGTACCACTCGAAGAGAATCTTCCCAAAAGTGTGAAACCTGAgccatctaaaaaaaaaaatacaagaccAAATTTAAGAGAAATTCCGAAATCCTCTGAAACCTTAAGAACCATGCCATCTGAAAATCCTTCTTTTTCCAGTCGAACTGTTTTGCCTCCCAAAAGTGAAAGTTCACAATATCAGAAACAGGGAGGGAAGAGACCAGTTGAGCGAGAGTCAGCACAGTCCTTGATACAGTCCAGGAAGCAGGCGGAGAAACTGCAGCGTGACAAAGAGGAAAGACAGAAACGAATCCTGGCGCTCGAAGAGGAACTGACAAAACTCCGAAGGCAGCAAAACGAGATCATGAGAAAGAAGCGCCGACAGAAGGATGGTCACAAGGATCCTATTCTTCTACAAAACAGCAAGTTACAGGAGGAAATAGCAATGCAGATATCAAAGCTGAGGAAAATCGGTGAGGGCAAAAGTGTGGAGGAGCTTCAACCTCAGCAGAAGAAAAGCAAGACTGACAAGGAAGAACAGAAGGTGGTGGTGAGTGAAGAGATACTGGCCGTAAGTGAACCTAAGTCAAGTCCTGAGGGTCAAACCATTAAAGAGGAAGTAACTGTCAAAGAGGAAGTTACTGTCAAGGAGGAAGTTAAATCAGAGTCTGAGGCACAGCAAGAGGAAAAACCAAAACAG TTGTCTTTCCAAGTGAAGGGCGGTGTGAAGACCAGGTATGAGTTCTTTGACCCGGGCAAACACTGGTGCAAGCTCTGTAACACGGTGTACGACACGGCCATGCAGTTCCTGGAGCACACTCACTTTCGTCACAACAAGAAG tGGAAAAACACAGATAATTATGATCGGCCTTGGATTCCTGACCAGATGAAAAACCCGACCCCTAAAAAGAAAGCGCAGAAAACAGAAGTGGTTTCCCTGAAGG GTCCAGAGTTCCTGTTTCCTATTAATGGATTTTTCTGCGTTTTGTGTCGTGAATTTTCTGGAGATGTTCAGTGTGCAgaatttcatttgaaaacaGATATTCATCACTCAAACTACCAG AAATTTCTCCAGGACAGTCCCTTCTATGAACAGAGGAGGCAGCTAGACAGGGCTAAAGGCTTGGCAGAGAAGCAAGAAAAAACCCTGAAAGACAAAGAATCCAAGCCACTATTTGGTAAAAACATATCCTTGGTCAGAGAGAGACAGATAGCAAAACCTGTTGAGAGGAATGTAAACATTAAGCAATCGGAGAAAGAAGTGGAAGAGTTGTCGGATATTCAAGGCAGCAGTCAGTCAAATGCCGCAAAATTAGCCAAAATGAAATTATCCTTGAAGCAGCCAACTGTCACAAATCCTGCGCCAAAGCCTGAAGTTGAGGAACCCCCAGCACTGCAGACTCAGAGCTCTGCGGAAGAGGCAGAGAAAACAGCAGATGGAGAGAAGAAAGAAGATGGAAAAAAAGGAATAGAAATTAGAATTGCTAATAAGATTGGAATCATTGGCAAAGTTCCAGCAAAAAAGAATGCACTTCTTCCTCCTTGGACCCCAGTCTCTAGACAAGAGCCACTGAAATCCATCGCTGGATTAGAAGCGGAAAAAAATAAGTCTGCTAACGAGAAGAAACAGGTGACAGCTCAAGACATCCTGAAGGCAGTGCAGGAGAAGAGAGAGCAGGAACGAAAAGAAATGGAGGAAAAGGCCAAACAAGCAGCTCTACTGAATGTGATGGAGATTCCCGTCCCTCAGGAAAAACCGAACAAGAAGGAAGACATCCCAATCCCTGAGGAAACACCCAGCAAAAAGGAGGATATCTTTGTCTCAGAGGAAAAACCCAGCAAGGAGACGAGGCCAGAAGCCCCAGAAAAAACTGGCAACAGAGACCCAATGATGGCAGACCTGAGTGCTATACCTGTACCTAGCCGTCTAAACCCAGAGGTAAAGGATGACACAAATGTGAAAAATTACAGTACCATAGGGAGTCCTATTACACAGAAAGCTGAGGGAAATTCAGTGGCTAGTGATAATGGAAATGTGAAGTATGGCAGTAATCAAGTGACAATAGAGAGCATAGATGAGATGGCTCTAGAGAATATTGTGATGCCAGAATCAGTGACTATGACTCCAGCTGAAAGCAGAATAAACAATTCACCATCAGTTACTGTTACACTAACCAAAGAAAAGAAAGATCCTCCATTTCAGAATGAGAACCAATCAGATCTCTCCAAATCAGATTCATTATCATCAGCTGCTGCAGATACCACTAAAAATTACACGTCATTCAATAAAGACGTTTCAATTGATCATTCAGGAGAAAAGGCTGATCAACCCTCGGTGAATAGCGGCAGCATCAGAGTCACCCAATCCATTAATGTATCGGTAAACATTGAAAACAGCCAAGACTCAAACCAAAACCCATTGACTGGTGACTCGGAAAATCCAGATGTAGATGATGATAAGACTATCAGTGATGGAGATGACACAATAGACCTCGATTCTGGGGATGAAAACACGAGGGACGGTGAGAAGTTCAGTTCAGTCCAGCAGCATCAATGTCGTCCAATAGAGGATGTGATCGATGTCAGCATGGGGAGCCTCGGGGATGTGGTGGAGGTGGcagtggggggagggggagtCGGGGAGCTTGAGGGGGACATGGACTGTAGTGTGGAGGGGCTGTACGGGGTGATCGGGGGGGAGTCGGAGAACCTGGACGACGTCTTGTCTGTGGGGCCAGGACGCAGGGGGGCGGGGTGCTTCTCAGATCTACGACCCATGGACATCGGGGACATGACGACAGGGATGGATGACCCAGATGTGGGGGATATTGTCAGTGAACTGATGCACAGTAACGGCATGGATAGTG ATGCTCTATGGATGTTGG ATCCAGAAAGTGAGGGAGGACTCAGTGGACCAATGGGCAGTGACTTTGAGGTCGTTGATGAATGCGAGGAGGAGACATGA
- the LOC128177420 gene encoding uncharacterized protein LOC128177420 isoform X2 produces the protein MVFTGRARGRGFGAKGGGIHATTRKSSSSSFDRSRYRDHDRSLSPPRKRPTTVEDRLGTKHPREDTSPPTESLRITVGNDIYSKEPVGREPVGREPVGSPLSERLGPPVQSNTQNTADIFEQERMLYSKGADDSQRRNEKWRQNSQERRYEDSRGRSDSRGRDRRRDGSRERRDHPGYSRDRHGDRRDHRRDSRDYYDRREGSRERHRSDSYSSHYDRREDSRDRDYRDYYRGDPSKKFDERFSSERMESQYGDRGRHDIDRFDTVPHTVIDRSLERPNSPVNYYHGTLESLTQPVMRSPPKAEPTPPTAKPLKSILKKKTNTEPPPVVPPAEDPYRIQIDHRLGPPPRQDFNSGRPPAEPAMDIEDEERFLYGEAEKTETPTSKPPLWTQPFAAGLYQPPGSGAQQSNTFPVLGQQRAFSPPSAYIQEKPPDEPERQYDSSDLLSIFTKRPQPRVIEDDQIPLTQPPTQPPMPQTIQPLAQQPVQHTIQQTIQQTIQQTIQPPSQQPASFAVTMQEEVKQQKYDPTIENILKSIGFDFEMSKRMQEKAGSEVKKEDVPQEYGINQTASFLGGGLSTEDLTSNLFSKKKPPLDILSSQEGRDWRSDRGSTEGRPSFLDQILRRDQLSKTNAHIPLSEPSMPPSTAQEFPSSTYAVPSFSQGYTAPAYTAPYAPPASSVDPYSYHPEYSTAPSQYPTTVSAFSGPKKHREPIVRQLSPGLPKAPEMSARENLTTVPLEENLPKSVKPEPSKKKNTRPNLREIPKSSETLRTMPSENPSFSSRTVLPPKSESSQYQKQGGKRPVERESAQSLIQSRKQAEKLQRDKEERQKRILALEEELTKLRRQQNEIMRKKRRQKDGHKDPILLQNSKLQEEIAMQISKLRKIGEGKSVEELQPQQKKSKTDKEEQKVVVSEEILAVSEPKSSPEGQTIKEEVTVKEEVTVKEEVKSESEAQQEEKPKQLSFQVKGGVKTRYEFFDPGKHWCKLCNTVYDTAMQFLEHTHFRHNKKWKNTDNYDRPWIPDQMKNPTPKKKAQKTEVVSLKGPEFLFPINGFFCVLCREFSGDVQCAEFHLKTDIHHSNYQKFLQDSPFYEQRRQLDRAKGLAEKQEKTLKDKESKPLFGKNISLVRERQIAKPVERNVNIKQSEKEVEELSDIQGSSQSNAAKLAKMKLSLKQPTVTNPAPKPEVEEPPALQTQSSAEEAEKTADGEKKEDGKKGIEIRIANKIGIIGKVPAKKNALLPPWTPVSRQEPLKSIAGLEAEKNKSANEKKQVTAQDILKAVQEKREQERKEMEEKAKQAALLNVMEIPVPQEKPNKKEDIPIPEETPSKKEDIFVSEEKPSKETRPEAPEKTGNRDPMMADLSAIPVPSRLNPEVKDDTNVKNYSTIGSPITQKAEGNSVASDNGNVKYGSNQVTIESIDEMALENIVMPESVTMTPAESRINNSPSVTVTLTKEKKDPPFQNENQSDLSKSDSLSSAAADTTKNYTSFNKDVSIDHSGEKADQPSVNSGSIRVTQSINVSVNIENSQDSNQNPLTGDSENPDVDDDKTISDGDDTIDLDSGDENTRDGEKFSSVQQHQCRPIEDVIDVSMGSLGDVVEVAVGGGGVGELEGDMDCSVEGLYGVIGGESENLDDVLSVGPGRRGAGCFSDLRPMDIGDMTTGMDDPDVGDIVSELMHSNGMDSDPESEGGLSGPMGSDFEVVDECEEET, from the exons ATGGTGTTTACGGGGAGAGCGCGTGGTCGCGGATTTGGAGCAAAAGGCGGAGGTATCCACGCAACAACCAGAAAGTCGTCGTCTTCGAGTTTTGACAGGTCTCGCTACCGAGATCACGATCGGTCTCTGTCACCGCCGCGCAAGAGACCCACCACTGTAGAAGACCGCCTTGGGACTAAG CATCCCAGAGAGGACACTTCTCCCCCAACAGAATCCCTGCGAATTACAGTGGGAAATGACATTTACAGCAAAGAACCTGTGGGCAGAGAACCTGTGGGCAGAGAACCTGTGGGCAGTCCTCTGTCGGAGAGACTGGGCCCCCCAGTTCAATCAAACACACAAAACACAGCAGATATATTTGAGCAGGAGAGGATGCTCTATAGTAAAGGGGCAGATGATTCACAGAGAAGGAACGAGAAATGGAGACAAAATTCCCAGGAGAGGAGATATGAGGATTCCCGCGGGAGAAGTGACAGCAGGGGAAGGGATAGAAGGAGGGACGGCAGCAGGGAGAGGCGGGACCACCCCGGGTATAGTAGGGATCGTCATGGAGATAGGAGAGACCACAGACGAGACAGTCGGGATTATTACGACAGGCGAGAAGGAAGCAGGGAACGTCACCGTAGTGACAGTTATTCGAGTCACTATGACAGGAGGGAGGATTCCCGAGATCGAGACTACCGAGATTACTACAGGGGTGATCCAAGTAAAAAATTTGATGAAAGATTTAGTAGTGAGAGAATGGAATCACAGTATGGAGATAGAGGTAGACATGATATTGATAGGTTTGATACTGTGCCCCACACCGTTATTGACAGGAGTCTGGAGCGACCTAATTCTCCGGTGAACTACTACCACGGGACCCTGGAATCCCTGACACAGCCCGTGATGAGAAGTCCTCCCAAAGCTGAGCCTACACCACCCACTGCTAAACCTCTCAAATCCATACTCAAGAAGAAAACCAACACTGAGCCGCCACCTGTCGTGCCTCCAGCTGAGGATCCGTATAGAATCCAGATAGATCACAGACTGGGACCACCTCCCAGACAAGATTTCAATTCTGGAAGACCCCCCGCTGAACCTGCAATGGATATAGAGGATGAAGAGAGGTTTCTTTATGGTGAAGCAGAAAAGACAGAAACACCAACATCAAAACCACCGCTCTGGACTCAGCCATTTGCAGCTGGTCTTTATCAGCCCCCGGGCAGTGGGGCTCAGCAAAGCAACACTTTCCCGGTCCTCGGTCAGCAGAGAGCATTTTCTCCTCCTTCAGCTTACATTCAGGAAAAACCTCCTGATGAGCCAGAAAGACAGTACGACTCCTCAGACCTCCTTAGCATTTTTACAAAGCGGCCACAACCTCGGGTCATAGAGGATGATCAGATACCTCTCACTCAACCACCCACTCAACCACCCATGCCACAGACCATACAACCGCTTGCTCAGCAACCAGTGCAACATACCATACAACAGACTATACAACAGACCATACAACAGACCATACAACCACCTTCTCAGCAGCCAGCCTCATTTGCAGTGACAATGCAAGAGGAAGTGAAGCAACAAAAGTATGATCCCACGATAGAAAACATCTTAAAGTCAAttggatttgattttgaaatgtcCAAACGAATGCAAGAAAAAGCCGGGAGTGAAGTGAAGAAGGAGGATGTACCTCAGGAGTACGGCATCAACCAGACGGCCTCGTTCCTCGGGGGAGGCCTGTCCACCGAGGACCTCACCTCAAACCTGTTCTCCAAAAAGAAACCACCACTGGACATTCTGTCATCACAGGAAGGACGGGATTGGAGGTCCGACAGGGGGTCTACAGAAGGCCGTCCCAGCTTTCTGGACCAGATTCTGAGAAGAGATCAGCTCAGTAAAACTAATGCACATATTCCTCTGTCAGAACCTTCCATGCCTCCATCCACCGCACAAGAGTTCCCTTCATCCACCTATGCTGTGCCCTCATTCTCCCAAGGATATACTGCCCCTGCTTATACTGCACCGTATGCTCCCCCTGCTTCGTCTGTTGATCCGTATAGTTACCACCCTGAGTATTCTACAGCCCCATCACAGTATCCCACAACAGTGAGTGCTTTCTCTGGCCCCAAAAAACATAGAGAGCCCATTGTAAGGCAGCTGTCTCCAGGGTTACCAAAGGCTCCAGAAATGTCAGCAAGAGAAAACCTGACGACCGTACCACTCGAAGAGAATCTTCCCAAAAGTGTGAAACCTGAgccatctaaaaaaaaaaatacaagaccAAATTTAAGAGAAATTCCGAAATCCTCTGAAACCTTAAGAACCATGCCATCTGAAAATCCTTCTTTTTCCAGTCGAACTGTTTTGCCTCCCAAAAGTGAAAGTTCACAATATCAGAAACAGGGAGGGAAGAGACCAGTTGAGCGAGAGTCAGCACAGTCCTTGATACAGTCCAGGAAGCAGGCGGAGAAACTGCAGCGTGACAAAGAGGAAAGACAGAAACGAATCCTGGCGCTCGAAGAGGAACTGACAAAACTCCGAAGGCAGCAAAACGAGATCATGAGAAAGAAGCGCCGACAGAAGGATGGTCACAAGGATCCTATTCTTCTACAAAACAGCAAGTTACAGGAGGAAATAGCAATGCAGATATCAAAGCTGAGGAAAATCGGTGAGGGCAAAAGTGTGGAGGAGCTTCAACCTCAGCAGAAGAAAAGCAAGACTGACAAGGAAGAACAGAAGGTGGTGGTGAGTGAAGAGATACTGGCCGTAAGTGAACCTAAGTCAAGTCCTGAGGGTCAAACCATTAAAGAGGAAGTAACTGTCAAAGAGGAAGTTACTGTCAAGGAGGAAGTTAAATCAGAGTCTGAGGCACAGCAAGAGGAAAAACCAAAACAG TTGTCTTTCCAAGTGAAGGGCGGTGTGAAGACCAGGTATGAGTTCTTTGACCCGGGCAAACACTGGTGCAAGCTCTGTAACACGGTGTACGACACGGCCATGCAGTTCCTGGAGCACACTCACTTTCGTCACAACAAGAAG tGGAAAAACACAGATAATTATGATCGGCCTTGGATTCCTGACCAGATGAAAAACCCGACCCCTAAAAAGAAAGCGCAGAAAACAGAAGTGGTTTCCCTGAAGG GTCCAGAGTTCCTGTTTCCTATTAATGGATTTTTCTGCGTTTTGTGTCGTGAATTTTCTGGAGATGTTCAGTGTGCAgaatttcatttgaaaacaGATATTCATCACTCAAACTACCAG AAATTTCTCCAGGACAGTCCCTTCTATGAACAGAGGAGGCAGCTAGACAGGGCTAAAGGCTTGGCAGAGAAGCAAGAAAAAACCCTGAAAGACAAAGAATCCAAGCCACTATTTGGTAAAAACATATCCTTGGTCAGAGAGAGACAGATAGCAAAACCTGTTGAGAGGAATGTAAACATTAAGCAATCGGAGAAAGAAGTGGAAGAGTTGTCGGATATTCAAGGCAGCAGTCAGTCAAATGCCGCAAAATTAGCCAAAATGAAATTATCCTTGAAGCAGCCAACTGTCACAAATCCTGCGCCAAAGCCTGAAGTTGAGGAACCCCCAGCACTGCAGACTCAGAGCTCTGCGGAAGAGGCAGAGAAAACAGCAGATGGAGAGAAGAAAGAAGATGGAAAAAAAGGAATAGAAATTAGAATTGCTAATAAGATTGGAATCATTGGCAAAGTTCCAGCAAAAAAGAATGCACTTCTTCCTCCTTGGACCCCAGTCTCTAGACAAGAGCCACTGAAATCCATCGCTGGATTAGAAGCGGAAAAAAATAAGTCTGCTAACGAGAAGAAACAGGTGACAGCTCAAGACATCCTGAAGGCAGTGCAGGAGAAGAGAGAGCAGGAACGAAAAGAAATGGAGGAAAAGGCCAAACAAGCAGCTCTACTGAATGTGATGGAGATTCCCGTCCCTCAGGAAAAACCGAACAAGAAGGAAGACATCCCAATCCCTGAGGAAACACCCAGCAAAAAGGAGGATATCTTTGTCTCAGAGGAAAAACCCAGCAAGGAGACGAGGCCAGAAGCCCCAGAAAAAACTGGCAACAGAGACCCAATGATGGCAGACCTGAGTGCTATACCTGTACCTAGCCGTCTAAACCCAGAGGTAAAGGATGACACAAATGTGAAAAATTACAGTACCATAGGGAGTCCTATTACACAGAAAGCTGAGGGAAATTCAGTGGCTAGTGATAATGGAAATGTGAAGTATGGCAGTAATCAAGTGACAATAGAGAGCATAGATGAGATGGCTCTAGAGAATATTGTGATGCCAGAATCAGTGACTATGACTCCAGCTGAAAGCAGAATAAACAATTCACCATCAGTTACTGTTACACTAACCAAAGAAAAGAAAGATCCTCCATTTCAGAATGAGAACCAATCAGATCTCTCCAAATCAGATTCATTATCATCAGCTGCTGCAGATACCACTAAAAATTACACGTCATTCAATAAAGACGTTTCAATTGATCATTCAGGAGAAAAGGCTGATCAACCCTCGGTGAATAGCGGCAGCATCAGAGTCACCCAATCCATTAATGTATCGGTAAACATTGAAAACAGCCAAGACTCAAACCAAAACCCATTGACTGGTGACTCGGAAAATCCAGATGTAGATGATGATAAGACTATCAGTGATGGAGATGACACAATAGACCTCGATTCTGGGGATGAAAACACGAGGGACGGTGAGAAGTTCAGTTCAGTCCAGCAGCATCAATGTCGTCCAATAGAGGATGTGATCGATGTCAGCATGGGGAGCCTCGGGGATGTGGTGGAGGTGGcagtggggggagggggagtCGGGGAGCTTGAGGGGGACATGGACTGTAGTGTGGAGGGGCTGTACGGGGTGATCGGGGGGGAGTCGGAGAACCTGGACGACGTCTTGTCTGTGGGGCCAGGACGCAGGGGGGCGGGGTGCTTCTCAGATCTACGACCCATGGACATCGGGGACATGACGACAGGGATGGATGACCCAGATGTGGGGGATATTGTCAGTGAACTGATGCACAGTAACGGCATGGATAGTG ATCCAGAAAGTGAGGGAGGACTCAGTGGACCAATGGGCAGTGACTTTGAGGTCGTTGATGAATGCGAGGAGGAGACATGA